Proteins encoded together in one Rhizobium bangladeshense window:
- a CDS encoding substrate-binding domain-containing protein, with protein MHQQIRLFGAIAVRPAVIALIPQFESATGLTVTVKWEVNPTVKKQIEAGEAFDLVIINPSMVQDLTATGKVKAASQVAFGRVGMGVAAKAGSRPLDMGSVDAFVHALKSAETIAYASDGTSGGYFSGLLDRLGIAEEVRPKLVAVPGGQTASAVGRGEAELAVVPVTSILAAAPEVVLAGRFPAELQSYIDFAIGVSANPRDPEAARQLSEFLTSASVDHILAAKGVERR; from the coding sequence TGCTCTCATTCCCCAGTTCGAAAGCGCCACGGGACTGACGGTTACGGTCAAGTGGGAAGTCAATCCGACAGTCAAGAAACAGATTGAGGCCGGGGAAGCTTTTGACCTCGTCATCATCAATCCGTCCATGGTTCAGGACCTGACTGCCACGGGAAAGGTCAAGGCGGCAAGCCAGGTCGCCTTTGGCCGAGTAGGGATGGGTGTGGCGGCAAAGGCGGGCAGCCGGCCACTCGACATGGGATCGGTTGACGCCTTCGTGCACGCATTGAAGAGTGCCGAGACGATCGCTTACGCCAGTGACGGCACCAGCGGCGGCTACTTCTCCGGTTTGCTGGATCGTCTGGGAATAGCCGAAGAAGTGCGGCCCAAGCTCGTGGCCGTACCGGGAGGGCAGACAGCGTCGGCGGTGGGCCGTGGGGAGGCCGAGCTGGCAGTTGTTCCCGTGACGTCAATTCTCGCGGCCGCTCCCGAAGTCGTGCTCGCCGGCAGGTTTCCTGCAGAACTGCAAAGTTATATTGATTTCGCCATCGGCGTCAGCGCCAATCCGCGTGACCCAGAAGCCGCCAGGCAGCTATCGGAGTTTCTGACTTCGGCCTCGGTTGACCATATCCTGGCGGCAAAGGGTGTCGAGCGCCGATAA
- a CDS encoding protein-disulfide reductase DsbD domain-containing protein yields the protein MMTISLASRRLLMAAISLTASLAPFFSAKAEMSAWAEAEGGRMRLVALAPDASGKIRAGLQIEPTPGWITYWREPGNSGIPPQVTIAPAGGVRLDAIAYPLPKHFFKGGIEDIAYDAPVTLPLSLTAAGKGEVTIDATVFIGICKDICIPFQANLSLKLGRAMQSRPEEEAILAAADATLPKPPSDDFKVTAHAISPDRKTLSLTLALPADGKGAPDIIVTGPSGYAFTKQSGGKREGATFRTDVMIGKLPKDYDISGERWRVLVIDGGRAMETALAFD from the coding sequence ATGATGACTATTTCATTGGCCTCGCGACGGCTTTTGATGGCGGCCATTTCCCTGACCGCGAGCCTTGCCCCCTTTTTTTCCGCCAAGGCGGAAATGAGCGCCTGGGCCGAGGCCGAGGGAGGCCGCATGCGCCTCGTGGCGCTGGCGCCCGATGCCAGTGGCAAAATCCGCGCCGGCCTGCAGATCGAACCGACACCCGGCTGGATCACCTACTGGCGCGAGCCCGGCAACAGCGGCATTCCGCCTCAGGTCACCATCGCGCCGGCCGGCGGCGTAAGGCTCGATGCCATCGCCTATCCCCTGCCGAAGCATTTTTTCAAAGGTGGGATCGAGGATATCGCCTATGACGCGCCGGTGACGCTGCCGCTGTCGCTGACGGCGGCCGGCAAAGGCGAGGTCACGATCGATGCGACAGTCTTCATCGGCATCTGCAAGGATATCTGCATTCCCTTCCAGGCGAATTTGAGCCTGAAGCTCGGCCGCGCCATGCAGTCGCGCCCGGAAGAAGAGGCGATCCTTGCGGCGGCCGATGCGACGCTGCCGAAGCCGCCGTCGGATGATTTCAAGGTGACGGCGCATGCGATCTCGCCCGATCGGAAGACGCTGTCGCTGACGCTCGCTCTGCCGGCCGACGGCAAGGGCGCGCCCGATATCATCGTCACCGGTCCGAGCGGCTATGCCTTCACCAAGCAGAGCGGCGGCAAACGCGAGGGCGCCACCTTCAGGACCGACGTGATGATCGGCAAACTACCAAAGGATTACGACATTTCGGGCGAGCGCTGGCGCGTGCTTGTCATCGATGGCGGCAGGGCAATGGAGACCGCGCTTGCCTTTGATTGA
- a CDS encoding metal ABC transporter permease: MTAYDLFLAPFDDFGFMRRALVACLCLGLGSGPIGVFLMLRRMSLMGDAMSHAVLPGAAIGYLVAGSLSLTAMGLGGLVAGLSVALLSGAVSRMTVLREDASFASFYLASLALGVLIVSLRGSNIDLLHVLFGTILAIDAPALYQIGAITSLTLVVLAAIYRPLVAECFDPGFLRAVGGRGPIYHVLFLLLVVLNLVASFQALGTLMAVGLMMLPAAVAQLWSRSLPVMMLIATASAGASGYLGLIASYHLELASGPTIIMTAALIYAFSILFAPSGIARRLFPRPHLKG, from the coding sequence ATGACGGCCTACGATCTCTTCCTCGCGCCCTTTGACGATTTCGGTTTCATGCGCCGCGCCCTTGTCGCCTGCCTCTGCCTCGGGCTCGGTTCCGGGCCAATCGGCGTTTTCCTGATGCTGAGGCGCATGAGCCTGATGGGCGACGCCATGAGCCATGCCGTGCTGCCCGGCGCGGCGATCGGTTATCTCGTCGCCGGCTCGCTGTCGCTGACGGCGATGGGCCTCGGCGGCCTTGTCGCCGGCCTGTCGGTGGCGCTGCTTTCCGGTGCGGTCAGCCGTATGACCGTGCTGCGGGAGGATGCGAGCTTTGCCAGCTTCTATCTCGCGTCGCTGGCGCTCGGCGTCCTGATCGTCTCGCTGCGCGGCTCGAATATCGATCTGCTGCATGTGCTCTTCGGCACCATCCTGGCGATCGATGCCCCCGCCCTTTACCAGATCGGCGCGATCACCTCGCTGACGCTCGTCGTCCTCGCCGCCATCTACCGGCCGCTGGTGGCCGAGTGCTTCGATCCGGGTTTCCTGCGCGCCGTCGGCGGGCGTGGGCCGATCTATCATGTTCTCTTCCTGCTGCTCGTTGTGCTGAACCTCGTCGCCAGCTTCCAGGCGCTCGGCACTCTGATGGCGGTTGGCCTGATGATGCTGCCGGCCGCCGTCGCCCAGCTCTGGTCGCGCAGCCTGCCCGTCATGATGCTGATCGCGACCGCCAGCGCCGGCGCCTCCGGCTATCTCGGCCTGATCGCCTCCTACCATCTCGAACTCGCCTCCGGCCCGACGATCATCATGACGGCGGCCCTCATCTACGCCTTCTCGATCCTTTTCGCACCCTCCGGCATCGCCCGGCGCCTCTTTCCCCGCCCGCATCTGAAGGGCTGA
- a CDS encoding YqgE/AlgH family protein yields MSLSTLKNRRERGFFDGQFLIAMPGMEDRNFARTVIYICAHSDAGAMGFVINRPQSLTFTDVLLHLDMIKQEEPIVLPQRARDFPIQTGGPVESGRGFVLHSDDYASDSSIPVSDDICLTATLDIVRAISKGAGPKRATMLLGYSSWAAGQLENEVANNGWLTCPANEELIFDRNLEDKYERALAGMGINAAMLSAEAGHA; encoded by the coding sequence ATGTCCTTATCGACGCTGAAGAACAGACGGGAACGTGGCTTCTTCGATGGCCAGTTCCTCATCGCCATGCCGGGAATGGAAGACCGCAATTTCGCGCGCACGGTGATTTACATCTGCGCGCACTCGGATGCCGGGGCCATGGGCTTCGTCATCAACCGGCCGCAGAGCCTCACTTTCACCGACGTGCTGCTGCATCTCGACATGATCAAGCAGGAAGAACCGATCGTTCTGCCGCAGCGGGCGCGCGACTTCCCGATCCAGACCGGCGGCCCGGTTGAAAGCGGCCGCGGCTTCGTGCTGCATTCGGACGATTATGCCAGCGACTCCTCGATCCCGGTCAGCGACGACATCTGCCTGACGGCGACGCTCGACATCGTGCGCGCCATTTCCAAGGGCGCCGGGCCGAAACGCGCGACGATGCTGCTCGGCTATTCCTCCTGGGCGGCCGGCCAGCTCGAAAACGAGGTCGCCAACAATGGCTGGCTCACCTGCCCTGCCAATGAGGAACTGATCTTCGACCGTAACCTCGAGGACAAATACGAGCGGGCGCTCGCCGGTATGGGCATCAACGCCGCCATGCTTTCGGCCGAAGCCGGCCACGCCTGA
- a CDS encoding metal ABC transporter ATP-binding protein — MTPLIRLDDLTIAYNRHPAVHHVTGAFAPGSLTAIAGPNGAGKSTLLKAIMGELRPAEGRVEHRLGRAEFGYLPQAAEIDRRFPISVIDTVMLGVWKARGAFGRVAPADVKRAGEALAAVGLDGFARRHVGSLSAGQFQRVLFARLLLQDAGVILLDEPFTAIDARTTRDLVDIVARWHGEGRTVIAVLHDFELVRAHFPQTLLLARELVGWGTTADIMSSANLMKARAMAERWDEDAATCAPQEAPAA; from the coding sequence ATGACGCCGTTGATCCGTCTCGATGATCTCACCATCGCCTATAACAGGCATCCGGCCGTTCATCACGTTACCGGCGCTTTTGCACCCGGCAGCCTGACGGCGATTGCCGGGCCGAACGGGGCCGGCAAGTCGACGCTGTTGAAGGCGATCATGGGTGAGCTTCGTCCGGCCGAGGGCAGGGTCGAACACCGGCTCGGCCGGGCGGAATTCGGTTATCTCCCGCAGGCGGCCGAGATCGATCGGCGCTTTCCGATCTCGGTCATCGACACGGTCATGCTCGGCGTCTGGAAGGCGAGGGGAGCCTTCGGCCGTGTCGCGCCCGCCGACGTGAAGAGAGCAGGCGAGGCGCTTGCCGCCGTCGGCCTCGACGGTTTTGCCAGGCGCCATGTCGGATCTCTCTCGGCCGGCCAATTCCAGCGCGTGCTCTTCGCCCGGCTGTTGCTGCAGGATGCCGGCGTCATCCTGCTCGACGAACCATTCACGGCAATCGATGCCCGCACGACCAGGGATCTCGTCGATATCGTCGCCCGCTGGCATGGCGAAGGCCGCACCGTCATCGCCGTGCTGCATGATTTCGAGCTTGTCCGGGCGCATTTCCCTCAGACCTTGCTGCTAGCCCGCGAGCTTGTCGGATGGGGGACGACCGCCGACATCATGTCCTCCGCCAATCTGATGAAGGCCCGCGCTATGGCCGAGCGCTGGGATGAGGATGCGGCGACCTGCGCCCCGCAAGAGGCGCCGGCGGCATGA
- a CDS encoding CsbD family protein, with translation MGSTSDKISGKANEIAGKTKRAVGRATDDPDMQAKGDVQEAKGKGQVAAGKVKDKLKGAVDRL, from the coding sequence ATGGGTAGCACCAGCGACAAGATTTCAGGCAAGGCAAACGAAATTGCCGGCAAGACCAAGCGGGCGGTCGGCCGGGCCACCGACGACCCCGACATGCAGGCCAAGGGCGACGTCCAGGAAGCCAAGGGCAAGGGACAGGTCGCAGCAGGCAAGGTCAAGGACAAGCTCAAGGGCGCCGTCGACAGGCTCTGA
- a CDS encoding peroxiredoxin yields the protein MTIAIGDKLPAATFKEKTADGPVEITTEQLFAGKRVVLFAVPGAFTPTCSLNHLPGYLENRDTILGKGIDDIAVLAVNDWHVMGAWAQSSGGLGKIHFLADWDAGFTKAVGLEADLSAGGLGLRSKRYSMLVEDGVVKALNIEESPGQATVSGAAAMLELL from the coding sequence ATGACCATCGCGATCGGCGACAAGCTTCCGGCCGCCACCTTCAAGGAAAAGACCGCGGACGGCCCGGTCGAAATCACCACCGAGCAGCTTTTCGCCGGCAAGCGCGTCGTGCTCTTTGCCGTGCCGGGCGCCTTTACGCCCACCTGCTCGCTGAACCACCTGCCGGGTTATCTCGAAAACCGGGACACCATCCTCGGCAAGGGCATCGACGACATCGCCGTGCTCGCCGTCAACGACTGGCATGTGATGGGCGCCTGGGCGCAATCCTCAGGCGGCCTCGGCAAGATCCACTTCCTCGCTGATTGGGATGCCGGCTTCACCAAGGCCGTCGGCCTGGAAGCCGACCTCTCCGCCGGCGGCCTCGGCCTGCGCTCCAAGCGCTATTCGATGCTGGTCGAAGACGGCGTCGTGAAAGCCCTCAACATCGAGGAAAGCCCCGGCCAGGCGACGGTTTCCGGTGCGGCGGCGATGTTGGAACTGCTTTGA
- a CDS encoding metal ABC transporter solute-binding protein, Zn/Mn family: MISRRLLLSVAALSALTALSAAPASAETLKVVASFTVLADVVREVGGDHVKVTSLVGPNGDPHEFEPSPADARNLKAAQVTFVSGEGLEGWMDRLITASGYKGKPVTVSEGIATRTMEEDGAEITDPHVWNSPVNVKVWVANIEKALSAADPADAAAFKANAERYTKTLDGLNAYAHSKFDKIPDDRRKVLTSHDAFGYFGREYDVSFLAPLGLSTESEASAADVAKLIDQIKSERVKAYFFENSNDPRLVKQVAKATGAAPGGELYVESLSDAKGPAPTYEKMFRYNVDQLAAAMAKSS; the protein is encoded by the coding sequence ATGATATCGCGCAGACTGCTTCTCTCCGTCGCCGCACTGTCCGCACTGACGGCTCTGTCGGCCGCACCCGCCTCGGCCGAAACGCTGAAGGTTGTGGCGTCCTTCACCGTGCTTGCCGATGTCGTCAGAGAGGTTGGCGGCGACCATGTGAAGGTGACGAGCCTTGTCGGCCCGAATGGCGATCCCCACGAGTTCGAGCCGTCGCCGGCCGACGCCAGGAATTTGAAAGCGGCGCAAGTCACCTTCGTCAGCGGCGAAGGGCTGGAAGGCTGGATGGACCGGCTGATCACCGCCTCGGGCTACAAGGGCAAGCCGGTCACTGTCTCCGAGGGCATCGCCACCCGCACCATGGAAGAGGACGGCGCCGAGATCACTGACCCGCATGTCTGGAACAGCCCCGTCAACGTCAAGGTCTGGGTGGCCAATATAGAAAAGGCGCTGTCGGCGGCCGATCCCGCCGATGCCGCCGCCTTCAAGGCCAATGCCGAGAGATACACGAAAACGCTCGACGGTCTGAACGCCTATGCCCATTCGAAATTCGACAAGATCCCCGACGACCGCCGCAAGGTGCTGACCAGCCACGATGCCTTCGGCTATTTCGGCCGTGAATATGATGTCAGCTTCCTCGCGCCGCTCGGCCTTTCCACCGAAAGCGAAGCTTCTGCCGCCGACGTCGCCAAGCTGATCGACCAGATCAAGAGCGAGCGCGTAAAGGCCTATTTCTTTGAGAATTCCAACGATCCGCGCCTTGTCAAGCAGGTGGCCAAGGCCACTGGCGCCGCGCCCGGCGGCGAGCTCTATGTCGAATCGCTTTCCGATGCCAAGGGCCCGGCGCCGACCTATGAGAAGATGTTCCGCTACAATGTCGACCAACTCGCCGCCGCCATGGCGAAATCGAGCTGA